A single Fusarium oxysporum Fo47 chromosome IV, complete sequence DNA region contains:
- a CDS encoding major facilitator superfamily domain-containing protein yields the protein MSEKIEEGGAPLASQDQVQEQHGDKLELSHIRKLSILLVMNTVSLVQSFDATCICVVLPIQSLARELKASFSESLSMGSVFLLATAIAQPIFAEIAHVVGRRPAYMAGLVIFITGTVLCGTAKSSIMLLAGRAVQGIGSGGPQALSGIIHADMFAIRERSRWMSYQHVSWALGTIAGPLIGGAVVQNKDSQWRWIFWCTLPLLGSSLIGAMFLLGYDKGKRNLRLIKNLDWVGVLLYIIASVSLLLPLTWGGSRFPWKSAAVVVPLIVSFLAFLGLGFYEKKTKKPMFRKSLFRHRSTVLQFASATIHGILMWMVLYYLAVYFLGIKGQSPLMAGVWALPATITVAPMAAVVGIVAYRTGRYMGFLLGGWALMVTMFGVMTILNKDTPTWVILIMTLFLGIAIGLLIPVMNIGVQATVEERDAGHATSMIYLLRTMGQCMGIAIGIAVFSVQLEKELGKLGLDTAQISNALKMIKASVEHGSLGQHKHMMNAVAKALQCLWMTGSILAGLALILCLFARCPKLPEDSDGPVSAELMPESRFSDTAIGRVWHCFSGKILHKATEQSNQSSGALFVPK from the exons ATGTCCGAAAAGATCGAGGAGGGCGGTGCACCTCTTGCCTCTCAagaccaagtccaagaacaACATGGAGATAAACTAGAGCTCAGCCATATTCGCAAGCTGAGCATACTGCTTGTGATGAATACGGTTTCTCTTGTCCAGTCATTCGATGCGACTTGCATCTGCGTTGTCCTTCCT ATCCAGTCACTCGCAAGAGAACTGAAAGCATCCTTTTCCGAAAGCCTGAGTATGGGCTCCGTGTTCCTGTTGGCGACAGCTATAGCCCAGCCTATCTTTGCCGAAATCGCACATGTTGTCGGCAGAAGGCCAGCGTACATGGCAggcctcgtcatcttcatcactggAACGGTTCTCTGCGGCACTGCAAAAAGCAGCATAATGCTTCTTGCAGGTCGAGCTGTACAAGGAATAGGATCAGGAGGACCTCAGGCATTGTCGGGTATAATTCACGCCGATATGTTCGCGATCCGTGAGCGTTCGCGATGGATGTCGTATCAGCATGTCTCTTGGGCCCTTGGAACTATTGCTGGACCCCTCATTGGAGGAGCTGTTGTTCAGAACAAAGACTCCCAATGG AGATGGATCTTTTGGTGTACCCTTCCATTGCTTGGAAGTAGCCTGATAGGAGCCATGTTTCTCCTAGGATATGACAAAGGGAAGCGGAACCTGCGTCTtatcaagaacctcgacTGGGTAGGGGTTCTCTTATATATCATCGCCAGTGTCAGTCTTTTACTCCCTTTGACTTGGGGTGGTTCACGCTTCCCCTGGAAGTCAGCGGCGGTAGTCGTTCCTCTAATCGTTTCGTTCCTCGCCTTCCTAGGGCTGGGATTCTATGAAAAGAAGACAAAAAAGCCTATGTTTCGAAAGAGCTTGTTCCGACATCGATCGACAGTCCTTCAGTTTGCCAGTGCGACTATCCACGGCATTCTCATGTGGATGGTCCTATATTATCTTGCCGTCtactttcttggcatcaaaGGCCAGTCACCGCTTATGGCTGGTGTATGGGCACTTCCGGCTACTATCACTGTTGCTCCTATGGCGGCTGTAGTAGGGATTGTGGCGTACAGGACAGGACGATACATGGGCTTCTTGCTTGGTGGTTGGGCTCTTATGGTCACCATGTTTGGAGTTATGACAATTCTTAACAAGGACACCCCAACGTGGGTGATCTTGATCATGACCTTATTCCTGGGCATCGCAATAGGCCTGCTTATTCCAGTCATGAATATTGGTGTCCAAGCCACAGTCGAAGAGCGGGATGCTGGGCATGCAACCAGCATGATCTATCTGCTTCGAACGATGGGCCAATGCATGGGAATAGCCATTGGTATCGCGGTCTTCTCCGTTCAGCTGGAAAAAGAGCTCGGGAAGCTAGGCCTCGACACAGCTCAGATCAGCAACGCCTTGAAGATGATCAAAGCCTCTGTCGAACATGGAAGCCTTGGCCAACACAAACACATGATGAACGCTGTGGCGAAAGCGCTGCAGTGTCTCTGGATGACAGGTAGCATCTTGGCCGGCTTAGCCTTGATCCTGTGTCTGTTCGCAAGGTGCCCGAAACTTCCAGAGGATTCGGATGGCCCAGTCAGTGCAGAGCTGATGCCGGAAAGTCGTTTCTCGGATACCGCGATAGGGCGGGTCTGGCATTGTTTCTCAGGCAAGATTCTCCATAAGGCTACGGAGCAATCAAACCAGAGCTCCGGTGCTTTATTCGTCCCGAAATAG
- a CDS encoding uncharacterized protein (of unknown function-domain containing protein), with translation MPYRLDTHVLTVDANVIHKVDTGNPANLYSMWTVFSRCADSVEQGRRLENLSWRLWQRETFVVDNEEKTAPSTQTLPQNIPSESRIPDLPQLSGSVESLVDEEAVDFSSLSAPLEIARPRVRRQDSCASTRSKRERHISSDDFEKMIVSIVKDKGPLSAPPHVAPVPKESLPVPPVFERSGSTTTESQSPAKSITASEGSPQPSPQSLPRTTVVRGFSPSQIPTPRTISGAAQSSDAIPEPKSSPAAKVVQPKKPARFALGGSCSSSEQDQSLSNSKPIVPIIKKPVFQIGGSSEEDGSLKSAMASSRPSSLLSARKKQASFSNNVMTRTIDDEAAVDSDTDDYIDESAIDDDDDSSDWEDSMEESGKSSMDDKFFQRVDSKPNLTSRRSLITLMLAQNDRARTLGNHASQSTSAIPRSRMAHGPSLGASPNDSDEAPLMMKGMRGPGLKPIHEVPRSSAQPIMTGPNHIQPQAALSPRTTRRNMLATELTESLRRHLLWERQQKSSTANAVLKRRHTSHDVANLKQYPEKPCMKKSEDVNASSWNQYFSKEASDGYHSKGW, from the exons ATGCCCTATCGTTTAGACACTCACGTTTTGACAGTGGATGCGAACGTCATCCACAAGGTCGATACTGGTAATCCCGCCAATCTTTATAGCATGTGGACTG TCTTCTCTCGGTGCGCAGACTCCGTTGAACAAGGTCGAAGACTGGAGAACCTTAGCTGGCGACTGTGGCAAAGAGAGACCTTTGTCGTCGACAACGAAGAAAAGACAGCACCCTCTACACAAACTCTTCCCCAGAACATTCCTTCCGAGTCAAGGATACCCGATCTTCCTCAACTGTCTGGCAGTGTTGAGTCTCTCGTAGACGAAGAGGCTGTCGACTTTAGTTCATTATCAGCACCACTTGAGATCGCCCGCCCTCGTGTACGACGTCAAGATTCTTGCGCCAGCACCCGAAGCAAGCGCGAACGCCACATCAGCTCCGACGATTTCGAGAAGATGATTGTCTCTATTGTTAAGGACAAGGGTCCTCTGTCGGCCCCTCCTCATGTTGCTCCCGTCCCCAAGGAGTCCCTTCCAGTTCCTCCTGTTTTCGAGCGTTCTGGTTCTACTACAACCGAGTCTCAATCGCCTGCAAAGTCTATCACAGCTTCAGAGGGTTCGCCACAACCTTCACCGCAAAGCCTCCCCCGCACCACTGTTGTGCGTGGCTTCTCACCTTCCCAGATTCCCACTCCTCGAACTATCTCCGGTGCTGCTCAATCATCAGACGCAATTCCTGAGCCCAAGTCGTCGCCTGCTGCCAAGGTGGTGCAACCAAAGAAGCCCGCTCGTTTTGCGCTTGGTGGCTCTTGTTCGTCTAGTGAACAGGACCAgagcctcagcaacagcaagccCATCGTtcccatcatcaagaagccCGTGTTCCAGATCGGCGGCTCCTCTGAAGAGGACGGCTCACTCAAGAGCGCCATGGCTTCATCACGGCCTAGCTCGCTCCTCTCTGCACGCAAGAAGCAGGCCTCGTTCAGCAACAATGTCATGACACGAacgattgatgatgaggcaGCTGTCGACTCAGATACCGACGACTACATCGACGAGAGCGCcatcgatgacgatgacgactcTTCGGACTGGGAGGACTCGATGGAAGAGAGCGGCAAATCCAGCATGGACGACAAGTTCTTCCAGCGAGTGGATTCCAAGCCCAATTTGACCTCGCGACGATCGCTCATTACCCTTATGCTTGCCCAGAACGATCGCGCACGCACTCTTGGTAACCACGCTTCCCAATCGACTTCAGCCATTCCACGATCTCGTATGGCCCACGGCCCGTCACTGGGTGCCTCGCCTAATGACTCTGACGAGGCTCCCCTGATGATGAAGGGCATGCGTGGACCTGGTCTCAAGCCGATCCATGAGGTCCCTAGGTCTAGTGCTCAGCCCATCATGACCGGCCCCAACCACATCCAGCCTCAAGCTGCGCTGTCACCTCGCACTACTCGTCGCAATATGTTGGCGACTGAGTTGACTGAGTCTCTTCGACGTCACCTCCTTTGGGAGCGACAACAGAAGTCCTCGACAGCCAATGCCGTCCTCAAGCGACGACATACATCACACGATGTTGCCAACCTGAAGCAGTACCCTGAGAAGCCTTgcatgaagaagagcgagGATGTGAACGCGAGCAGCTGGAATCAATACTTCTCCAAGGAGGCCAGCGACGGATACCACTCCAAGGGGTGGTAA
- a CDS encoding phosphofructokinase-domain-containing protein: MAPKKKIAVMTSGGDSPGMNAAVRAVVRMSLHMGCDAYCVYEGYEGLVQGGDFIRQMQWNDVRGYLSEGGTLIGTARCMAFYERPGRLTAAKNMVLSGIDALIICGGDGSLTGADKFRAEWPSLLEELVSKGELSTEQIAPYKHLNIVGLVGSIDNDLTGTDATIGCYSALARICEMVDYVEATASSHSRAFVVEVMGRHCGWLALMAGVATGADFVFIPERPREHDWQEDMKVVVRRHRDLGKRKTIVIVAEGARDKDGNKIGAEEIKNILADKSEGGLALDTRITTLGHVQRGGTAVAYDRMLATLQGVEAVKAVLEATPETETPFIAINENKIVRKPLMQAVAETKELAKAVDAKDFEKAMSLRDAEFADQWGSYMLTTNVMVDDSKLPEKDRMRIGFINVGAPAGGMNAAVRAAVAYCLSKGHEPLAIHNGFAGFARHHDDKPIGAVRPFDWLEVDGWASKGGSEIGTNRELPGESGMELIANLIEEHHFDALFLVGGFEAFHSVSQMRKARKEYPSLCIPMVILPATISNNVPGTEYSLGSDTCLNELVNYCDKIKQSASATRRRVFVIETQGGRSGYIATLAGLDVGASAVYIPEEGISLEMLNSDVNHLKEVFKKDKGQSRAGRLILVNEKSSKVYNAKLIADIIREEAHDRFESRESIPGHVQQGGVPSAMDRCRAVRLAIKCIQHLEGFGRNAHNHVKKDPKSASVIGIQGSEVVFNAMEELEEHGTDWPNRRPATAHWLGLSEVVDMLAGRPDYPKPEKSLTGLIAKDTKRGL; this comes from the exons ATGgcccccaagaagaagatcgccGTCATGACCTCGGGAGGTGACTCCCCTGGCATGAACGCTGCTGTCCGAGCTGTTGTGCGCATGTCCCTTCACATGGGTTGCGACGCCTACTGCGTCTACGAGGGATATGAGGGTTTGGTGCAGGGAGGCGACTTCATCCGACAGATGCAGTGGAACGATGTCAGAGGCTACCTCTCTGAGGGTGGTACACTTATTGGTACTGCTCGATGCATGGCTTTCTACGAGCGTCCCGGTCGGTTAACGGCCGCCAAGAACATGGTTCTTTCTGGCATTGATGCTCTGATCATCTGCGGTGGTGACGGCTCCTTGACTGGTGCTGACAAGTTCCGAGCTGAGTGGCCTTCTCTGCTGGAAGAGCTCGTTTCCAAGGGAGAGCTGTCTACAGAACAAATAGCACCTTATAAGCATCTCAACATTGTTGGTCTCGTCGGCTCTATCGACAATGATCTCACAGGAACCGATGCGACCATTGGTTGCTACTCAGCACTCGCCCGTATTTGCGAGATGGTCGACTACGTCGAAGCGACAGCCTCTTCACACTCGCGTGCTTTCGTCGTCGAAGTCATGGGCCGACATTGTGGTTGGCTGGCCCTCATGGCCGGTGTCGCAACTGGTGCAGACTTTGTCTTTATTCCTGAAAGACCTCGTGAGCATGATTGGCAGGAAGATATGAAGGTCGTTGTGCGAAGG CATCGAGACCTTGGAAAGCGCAAGACCATTGTCATTGTCGCTGAAGGTGCCCGCGACAAGGACGGCAACAAGATCGGCGCCGAAGAAATCAAGAACATCTTAGCCGACAAGAGCGAGGGCGGCCTTGCTCTCGATACACGTATTACCACCCTCGGTCACGTCCAACGAGGCGGTACTGCCGTCGCATACGACCGAATGTTGGCTACCCTGCAGGGTGTTGAAGCCGTCAAGGCTGTCCTCGAAGCTACACCAGAGACCGAGACTCCTTTCATCGCTATTAACGAGAACAAGATTGTCCGCAAGCCTCTAATGCAAGCTGTGGCTGAGACCAAAGAACTCGCCAAGGCCGTTGATGCCAAAGACTTCGAGAAGGCCATGTCTCTTCGTGATGCCGAGTTCGCCGACCAATGGGGCTCTTATATGTTGACCACGAACGTCATGGTTGACGATTCTAAGCTGCCTGAAAAGGAT CGCATGCGAATTGGCTTCATCAATGTTGGTGCCCCTGCTGGTGGCATGAACGCTGCAGTACGTGCTGCTGTTGCGTACTGTCTTTCCAAGGGCCACGAGCCTCTGGCTATTCACAACGGTTTCGCTGGATTCGCGCGACACCACGATGACAAGCCTATCGGCGCTGTCCGCCCGTTCGACTGGCTTGAGGTTGACGGTTGGGCGAGCAAGGGCGGTTCCGAGATTGGTACAAACCGAGAGCTTCCTGGCGAGTCTGGTATGGAGTTGATTGCCAACCTGATCGAGGAGCACCACTTTGATGCTCTATTCCTTGTTGGTGGTTTCGAGGCCTTCCACTCCGTTTCTCAAATGCGCAAGGCCAGGAAGGAATACCCTTCTTTGTGCATCCCCATGGTTATTCTCCCCgccaccatctccaacaacGTTCCCGGAACCGAGTATTCTCTGGGCTCAGATACTTGCTTGAACGAGCTTGTCAACTACTgtgacaagatcaagcaatCAGCGTCCGCTACCCGTCGTCGTGTCTTCGTTATCGAGACTCAGGGTGGTCGCTCAGGCTACATCGCTACCCTGGCTGGCCTGGATGTTGGTGCCTCCGCTGTCTACATCCCCGAGGAAGGTATCTCTCTTGAGATGCTCAACTCCGATGTTAACCACCTCAAGGAGGTTttcaagaaggacaagggcCAGTCCCGTGCTGGACGCCTGATTCTCGTAAACGAGAAGTCCAGCAAGGTCTACAATGCTAAGCTCATTGCGGACATCATCCGCGAAGAGGCTCACGACCGGTTCGAGAGCCGAGAGAGTATTCCTGGTCACGTCCAGCAGGGTGGTGTTCCTTCCGCTATGGATCGTTGCCGAGCTGTTCGTCTGGCCATCAAGTGCATCCAGCATCTTGAGGGCTTTGGACGTAATGCTCATAACCACGTTAAGAAGGACCCCAAGAGTGCCTCTGTCATTGGTATCCAGGGCTCCGAGGTTGTGTTCAACGCAATGGAGGAGCTAGAGGAGCACGGCACAGATTGGCCCAACCGAAGACCTGCAACTGCCCACTGGCTGGGCCTGTCAGAGGTAGTGGACATGTTGGCGGGCCGTCCTGACTACCCTAAGCcggagaagagcttgacaGGGTTGATCGCAAAGGACACAAAACGTGGTCTGTAG
- a CDS encoding karyopherin beta gives MSSSEINQVLANSLSPDANLRNAAEQQLTQAAESNFPLYLATLVQELANDSADGSIRAAAGIALKNAFTTRDFARHQELQAKWLQQTDDETKNRVKELTLQTLNSSNTQAGTAAAQVISSIAAIELPRGQWNDLLPFLVKNVSEGADHQKQSSLTTIGYICESQDAELRGALVTHSNAILTAVVQGARKEETNIEVRLAAITALGDSLEFVGNNFKHEGERNYIMQVVCEATQADDSRIQQGAFGCLNRIMALYYENMRFYMEKALFGLTILGMKSDDEDVAKLAVEFWSTVCEEEISIEDDNAQVESSDQMRPFYNFARVAANEVVPVLLLLLTKQDEDATDDEYNLSRAAYQCLQLYAQAVGATIITPVLQFVEGNLRHEDWHNRDAAVSAFGAIMEGPDEKVLDPIVKQALPILITMMDDQSLHVKDSTAYALGRITEACSEAIDPQTQLPTLIESLFKGLLSSAKMAPSCCWALMNLAERFAGDLGASSNAITPHFNNAVSSLLDVTARTETETSVRTAAYEVLNVFVQNAASESLQPVASLSDVIIKRLEETVPLQNQVVSVEDKITLEEMQNSLCTVLQAIISRLDKEIIPQGDRIMQILLQILNSVGGKSSVPDAVFATISALSTAMEEDFVKYMDAFAPFLYNALGNQDEPSLCSMAIGLVSDITRSLGERSQPYCDNFMNYLLNNLRSTTLANQFKPAILQCFGDIAGAIGGHFETYLSVVAQVLEQATTVTASPEGPYEMYDYVVSLREGIMDAWGGIIGAMKVSEKTQALQQYVPLIFNALSIIASDMNRSESLMRASMGVIGDLADAYPDGQLVDAFRQDWLTVMIKETKTNREFQPRTIETARWAREQVKRQLGGSQAVMAN, from the exons ATGTCGAGCTCAGAGATAAACCAGGTGCTCGCAAATTCGCTGTCGCCTG ATGCGAACCTGCGAAATGCTGCCGAGCAGCAACTTACCCAAGCCGCTGAGAGCAACTTT CCCCTATACCTCGCAACCCTCGTACAAGAGTTAGCAAACGACTCTGCCGATGGCTCCATCAGAGCTGCTGCCGGTATCGCCCTCAAGAACGCCTTCACAACCCGAGACTTTGCTCGTCACCAGGAATTGCAAGCGAAATGGCTCCAGCAAACAGACGACGAGACTAAGAACAGGGTCAAGGAGCTCACTCTCCAGACTCTCAACTCTTCCAACACCCAGGCTGGCACTGCCGCCGCCCAGGTCATTTCTTCTATTGCCGCTATCGAGTTGCCCCGCGGCCAGTGGAACGATCTGCTACCTTTCCTTGTCAAGAATGTGAGCGAGGGTGCCGACCACCAGAAGCAGTCTTCTTTGACCACCATTGGCTACATCTGCGAGAGCCAAGATGCTGAACTGCGCGGGGCTTTGGTAACACACTCAAATGCTATTCTGACTGCTGTCGTGCAAGGAGCCCGAAAGGAGGAAACGAACATCGAGGTTCGCCTCGCTGCCATCACCGCCCTTGGTGACTCGCTCGAATTTGTCGGCAACAACTTTAAGCATGAGGGCGAGCGAAACTACATTATGCAGGTCGTCTGCGAGGCCACACAAGCCGACGACTCAAGGATACAACAGGGCGCCTTTGGCTGCCTCAACCGAATCATGGCCCTTTACTACGAGAACATGCGATTCTATATGGAGAAGGCCTTGTTTGGTCTTACCATTCTTGGCATGAAGtccgatgacgaggatgtcGCGAAGCTGGCTGTTGAGTTCTGGAGTACTGTTTGCGAAGAGGAGATCTCCATCGAGGATGACAACGCCCAAGTAGAGAGCTCTGACCAGATGCGCCCTTTCTACAACTTTGCCCGCGTTGCTGCTAACGAAGTCGTACCGGttctcctgcttctcctcaccAAGCAGGACGAGGACGCCACCGACGACGAGTACAACCTGTCCCGCGCTGCTTACCAGTGTCTGCAGCTGTACGCCCAGGCCGTTGGTGCTACGATCATCACTCCCGTCCTTCAGTTTGTTGAGGGTAACCTACGTCACGAGGACTGGCATAACCGAGATGCTGCTGTATCTGCTTTCGGCGCTATCATGGAGGGTCCTGACGAGAAGGTCCTGGACCCTATCGTCAAGCAGGCCCTGCCTATCCTCATTACCATGATGGATGACCAATCCCTGCACGTCAAGGACTCGACTGCATATGCCCTGGGCAGAATCACCGAGGCATGCTCCGAGGCCATTGACCCTCAGACACAACTCCCCACTTTGATCGAGTCGCTCTTCAAGGGTCTTCTTAGCAGCGCTAAGATGGCACCCTCATGCTGTTGGGCCCTTATGAACTTGGCTGAGCGTTTTGCTGGTGATCTCGGCGCTTCTTCTAACGCTATCACCCCCCACTTCAACAATGCCGTCAGCTCTCTGCTGGACGTTACTGCTCGCACAGAAACCGAAACCTCAGTGCGAACCGCTGCTTATGAGGTTCTCAACGTTTTTGTGCAGAACGCTGCTTCCGAAAGCTTGCAGCCAGTTGCCTCTCTCTCCGATGTAATCATCAAGAGACTCGAAGAGACTGTTCCTCTCCAGAACCAGGTCGTCAGTGTCGAGGACAAGATCACTCTTGAGGAGATGCAGAACAGCCTGTGCACTGTCCTCCAGGCTATCATTTCTCGCCTTGACAAGGAGATCATTCCTCAGGGTGATCGTATCATGCAAATCCTTCTtcagatcctcaacagcGTGGGTGGAAAGTCTAGCGTTCCTGATGCCGTTTTCGCTACCATCAGCGCCCTTTCCACTGCTATGGAGGAGGATTTCGTCAAGTACATGGATGCCTTTGCCCCATTCCTGTACAACGCCCTCGGAAACCAGGACGAGCCTAGTCTCTGCTCCATGGCTATTGGTCTGGTCAGCGACATTACTCGATCTCTGGGCGAGCGCAGCCAGCCTTACTGCGATAACTTCATGAACTacctcctcaacaacctcagg AGTACCACCCTGGCCAACCAGTTCAAGCCTGCTATCCTGCAATGCTTTGGCGACATTGCTGGTGCCATCGGTGGCCACTTTGAGACATATTTGTCCGTGGTTGCCCAGGTTCTCGAGCAAGCTACAACTGTTACCGCTTCTCCCGAGGGCCCCTATGAGATGTACGACTATGTTGTCTCCCTCCGTGAGGGTATTATGGATGCCTGGGGCGGAATTATTGGCGCCATGAAGGTCAGCGAGAAGA CACAAGCTCTCCAGCAATACGTCcctctcatcttcaacgccCTCAGCATTATCGCTAGTGATATGAACCGAAGCGAATCCTTGATGCGGGCTTCCATGGGCGTTATTGG TGACCTTGCTGATGCTTACCCCGACGGCCAACTGGTTGACGCTTTCCGCCAAGACTGGCTCACTGTTATgatcaaggagaccaagaccaaccGGGAATTCCAGCCCCGAACTATCGAGACCGCCCGCTGGGCCCGCGAGCAGGTTAAACGCCAACTGGGTGGCTCTCAGGCCGTCATGGCCAACTGA